The window ATTTGGCTCACAATAAATTCAAATGATTATGATACAGAGATTAGAGTATGTTTTAAGCAGAAACATTGACAGTCCTTTAGGAGAAAACAGTGTATTTTATGAAACCTTTGTTGTTCCTCCAGAGTTAAAAGATAGCTATCCCAAATCTGAAAAATACAGTATAGTTCATCATCAGGCTGTTTTTTGTAAAAGTGGAATAGAAGTTTTTGACAGGTACGAAAAGGATAAAATAGAGTCTGACTACTTCACTATTTACTACGAGGAGACTTCCAAAAGTACCAGTAATTTTTTTGGTACAGCTTGTAGGGTGAAAATGGGAGATTATGCAAGGCAAAGATTAATAAAGGACTATAATAGTAAAGGAAAAACGATTAACTATGATGGCAATACAGTAGATGGAAGTGTCTCAGATTTTAATGGTCTCATCAAACTAATTGCCAAAGATTATGGAATTGATGATACACTATTGAAAGGTGCTATTTATTTAGAAATACTTGAAAAAAGTAAAATCAACGAAGCTTTTAAAAAAGTATCTTCACTAAACAATCAATTGGCAGACTGGTTAAAAGGAGGTATTGAAGCCACTGAAAAATGGAAATTTACAGAGGAAAACTACGATTACATCAAGTTTTATGTAGAACCCATGTATAACAACTACCAAAACAAAATTGGGGCAAGTGGCTTTCCAAAACAAGAAGTAAAATACAAACCTATTATTCCTGTTCCGTTCCCTTGCAATGAGTATAAAAACATGTCTGACAATCAACAAGGGATTGCAGAAATAGGATTGAAAAAACTTTCAGAGTTTGTTGCCTCGTTTGATGAAATCTCCACTGCTGCTGTTTTCAACATAGTTGCAGCAACCCCTACTATTGCTGATGATATTTTGTTTGCTGTTACATTTCTTGTAAAAAACTTTATAGAGGATAACATGCCTGACAGTATAAAAAATATTTACAATCAGTTAAAAGTATTATTTAAAGAAGTTCAGGATATTGTTTCAGATATAGGAAGTATAATCACAGAAAAATTAAACCAAGAAATTGCAAAAATCAATGCTTTTCTCTGTGGAATACTCAATGGACTTATCTCTTTGGTTCAATTGATTATCATGCTTTTAGCAATGATAGTTGACAATATTCCTATCTTTGAATTAGAGAAAGTGAGTGCTTTGGAATTAGCAAAATATCAGGAGAAACTTGAATTCATAGAAGACTTTGTAGATTTATTTGATAAAAATGCAAAAGATTTCCTTAATGGGATTAAAAAACTCTTCACAGATGAAAAGACATGGAAAGATATTTCTACTTTTATCTCAGGTTTAGCTAAAAAAATTTCTAACTACAACGAGTATTTCTGGGCTTACTTCATTGGAGGAGTTGCCTTTGAATTGATTTTAGATGCTGTTATTGCTTACTTTACAGGTGGAAGCTCATTAGTTGCTGAAGCATCTGCAAAAATCAGTAGATTAACAGCCAAAGCAGAACAGGCAGGAGCAAAAGCACTAAATTTCTCTAAAAACTTAGGAAAGAAAATTGTAAATACAGCACAAGACCTCTATAAATGGCTTGAAAAAGAGTTTCTTGAAATGATAGAAGCTATAAAGAATGGGAAAGTTGCAGAATGGATTAAAAAGAAAATTGATGCTATATTTGGAAGTGGAAATAGAATTCAAGACGAAGTAGTTGAGGATATTGAGGAGCTTTTCAGAAAAATTAATGATGGTTTTGGATTTGATGGAGGAAGATTGCTAACCGTAAAAGAGCTTAAAAAGCTTCGAAAATTGCTAAAGGAACTTTATGATGTAGATTTGAAAATCGTAGATAAGGACTTTGGCATGAAGCAAAAGCTTAAAGACTGGAATGCAAGAGGTGTAGTGGGTTCTTTCAATTCAAGACTTAAAACCATGTTTGTACGTTCTGAAGTTTCAGAGTTAACAGTTTTTCATGAAATGGTTCACATGAAGACATGGAAAAGATTACCCCCTGAAGAGTATGCAAAATTACCTCTTTGGGAAGATGAAACAATAGTTTGGGATGCTATCTGGAAAACAAAAGAAAAATGGACAAAAATTGAACTTGTAGATTCCTATGAGTATATGAATAAATTTAGGGAGGAATCTGGAATAAGCAAAATTATCGTTGAAGAAATGGAAGAGTTGGTTAAATTAAGAAAATTAGGAATATTAAAATAATAATTATGAAAAATACTGAGAAACAAATACTTGAATTGTCTAAAAAAATTCTAAATAATTCTGGATTCGGTTATGATGACGAGAATCAAATAAAGTGTACAGAACTAAACGAAGACCATTTTTTTGGTTACAGCAAAAAAGAAAACCAAAACATTTGGCAGGTTTCTTTTCTATGGGGAGAAGAAGATTTTGGTAAAAGTAGAGGTGCTTTTCTGTATATTGATGATGACAAAAAGTCACCTCTCTTATTAGTTCATTCACTCGGTCAATCTAAAATTACATATTCCTTATCAAATGACGGAAAAACAATTGTTACAAGTACAAATGTAAAGTTTACCATTGAAGAGTAAAATGAAACATACAAAAGAACAAATTGAGGAAATTGCTAAAAAGGTTTTAGATAAAACAAATTTTATATATGATACCAAAGAAAAAATGATTGTTCGTGAAAATGAAGATTTCTACTTGGATGGAGAAAAAATCAACTCTTGGAATGTATCGGTATTTTTTGGAGAAGAAGATTGGGGTAAAAACCAATTAGCAGGACTTGTAATTAACGATGATACTGGTCATC of the Chryseobacterium aureum genome contains:
- a CDS encoding zincin-like metallopeptidase toxin domain-containing protein, translating into MIQRLEYVLSRNIDSPLGENSVFYETFVVPPELKDSYPKSEKYSIVHHQAVFCKSGIEVFDRYEKDKIESDYFTIYYEETSKSTSNFFGTACRVKMGDYARQRLIKDYNSKGKTINYDGNTVDGSVSDFNGLIKLIAKDYGIDDTLLKGAIYLEILEKSKINEAFKKVSSLNNQLADWLKGGIEATEKWKFTEENYDYIKFYVEPMYNNYQNKIGASGFPKQEVKYKPIIPVPFPCNEYKNMSDNQQGIAEIGLKKLSEFVASFDEISTAAVFNIVAATPTIADDILFAVTFLVKNFIEDNMPDSIKNIYNQLKVLFKEVQDIVSDIGSIITEKLNQEIAKINAFLCGILNGLISLVQLIIMLLAMIVDNIPIFELEKVSALELAKYQEKLEFIEDFVDLFDKNAKDFLNGIKKLFTDEKTWKDISTFISGLAKKISNYNEYFWAYFIGGVAFELILDAVIAYFTGGSSLVAEASAKISRLTAKAEQAGAKALNFSKNLGKKIVNTAQDLYKWLEKEFLEMIEAIKNGKVAEWIKKKIDAIFGSGNRIQDEVVEDIEELFRKINDGFGFDGGRLLTVKELKKLRKLLKELYDVDLKIVDKDFGMKQKLKDWNARGVVGSFNSRLKTMFVRSEVSELTVFHEMVHMKTWKRLPPEEYAKLPLWEDETIVWDAIWKTKEKWTKIELVDSYEYMNKFREESGISKIIVEEMEELVKLRKLGILK